The Pseudarthrobacter sp. NS4 genome includes a window with the following:
- the acs gene encoding acetate--CoA ligase, whose product MSQDTPSSTATVSAGSAQQGDAFENLLHETRTFPPSPEFAANAVVTAEEYQEADADRPAFWARQARELLSWSKDFDEALDWSNPPFAKWFVGGEVNAAYNALDRHVENGRGDRVAIYFEGEPGDTRTYTYAQLTDEVKKAANAFESLGVAKGDRVAVYLPMIPEAVITLLACARIGAVHSVVFGGFSADALRSRIEDAEAKLVVTADGTYRRGKPSALKTAVDDALARDGHTVQNVVVVKRNGQDVDWTEGRDHWWADTVEAASAEHTAVGHDSEHPLFILYTSGTTGKPKGILHTTGGYLTQTAYTHKAVFDLHPDTDVYWCTADVGWVTGHSYVTYAPLINGATQVMYEGTPDSPHQGRWWEIVEKYKVSILYTAPTAIRTFMKWGREIPDKYDLSSLRVLGSVGEPINPEAWMWYRNVIGGDRTPIVDTWWQTETGAQMIAPLPGVTAAKPGSAQVPLPGIAVDVVDEMGESVPNGHGGFLVIREPWPAMLRGIWGDPQRFKDTYWSRFETMYFAGDGAKKDEDGDIWLLGRVDDVMNVSGHRLSTTEIESALVSHPAVAEAAVVGAADETTGQAVVAFVILRGDAVDSGDEIVQELRNHVGKEIGPIAKPKNILVVPELPKTRSGKIMRRLLKDVAEGRDPGDATTLSDPTIMQQIAASLRK is encoded by the coding sequence ATGTCCCAGGACACTCCAAGCTCCACGGCAACCGTTTCCGCAGGCTCGGCACAGCAGGGCGATGCCTTTGAAAACCTCCTCCATGAGACCCGGACCTTTCCGCCTTCGCCGGAGTTCGCTGCCAACGCTGTCGTCACCGCGGAGGAGTATCAGGAGGCCGACGCCGACCGGCCGGCTTTCTGGGCCCGGCAGGCGCGGGAGCTGCTGAGCTGGAGCAAGGATTTCGATGAGGCACTGGACTGGTCCAACCCGCCGTTCGCCAAGTGGTTCGTTGGCGGGGAGGTCAACGCGGCGTACAACGCGCTGGACCGGCACGTGGAGAACGGCCGGGGGGATCGGGTGGCCATCTATTTCGAGGGCGAACCGGGCGACACCCGCACCTACACCTATGCACAACTGACCGATGAGGTGAAGAAGGCGGCGAACGCGTTCGAGTCCCTCGGTGTGGCCAAGGGCGACAGGGTGGCGGTGTACCTGCCGATGATCCCCGAAGCGGTGATCACGCTGCTGGCGTGCGCCCGGATCGGCGCCGTGCACTCGGTGGTGTTCGGCGGCTTCTCCGCCGATGCCCTGCGTTCCCGCATCGAGGATGCCGAGGCCAAGCTCGTGGTGACCGCGGACGGCACGTACCGCCGCGGCAAGCCCAGCGCCCTCAAAACGGCCGTCGACGACGCCCTTGCCAGGGACGGCCATACGGTGCAGAACGTGGTGGTGGTCAAGCGCAACGGCCAGGACGTGGACTGGACCGAGGGCCGGGACCACTGGTGGGCCGACACCGTGGAGGCCGCCTCCGCCGAGCACACCGCCGTGGGCCACGATTCCGAGCACCCGCTGTTCATCCTCTACACCTCCGGGACCACGGGTAAGCCCAAGGGCATCCTGCACACCACCGGCGGCTACCTCACCCAGACCGCCTACACGCACAAGGCCGTGTTCGACCTGCACCCGGACACGGACGTGTACTGGTGCACGGCCGACGTCGGCTGGGTCACCGGCCACTCCTATGTCACCTATGCCCCGCTGATCAACGGCGCCACCCAGGTGATGTACGAGGGCACCCCGGATTCCCCGCACCAGGGCCGCTGGTGGGAGATCGTGGAAAAGTACAAGGTCTCCATCCTCTACACCGCACCCACAGCCATCCGGACGTTCATGAAGTGGGGCCGGGAAATCCCGGACAAGTACGACCTGTCCTCCCTCCGGGTCCTCGGCTCCGTGGGCGAACCCATCAACCCCGAAGCCTGGATGTGGTACCGGAATGTCATCGGCGGGGACAGGACCCCCATCGTGGACACCTGGTGGCAGACCGAGACCGGCGCGCAGATGATCGCCCCGCTGCCCGGCGTCACCGCCGCCAAGCCCGGCTCGGCGCAGGTCCCGCTGCCGGGCATCGCCGTTGACGTGGTGGACGAGATGGGCGAATCGGTGCCCAACGGCCATGGCGGGTTCCTGGTGATCCGCGAACCCTGGCCCGCAATGCTCCGCGGCATCTGGGGTGACCCGCAGCGCTTCAAGGACACCTACTGGTCCCGGTTCGAGACCATGTACTTCGCCGGTGACGGCGCCAAGAAGGACGAGGACGGCGACATCTGGCTCCTGGGCCGGGTGGATGACGTCATGAACGTCTCCGGGCACCGGCTCTCCACCACCGAGATCGAGTCCGCCCTGGTCTCCCACCCCGCCGTGGCCGAAGCCGCCGTCGTCGGTGCTGCGGACGAAACCACCGGCCAGGCCGTCGTCGCGTTCGTCATCCTCCGCGGCGACGCCGTGGACTCGGGCGACGAAATTGTCCAGGAACTCCGCAACCACGTGGGCAAGGAAATCGGCCCGATCGCCAAACCCAAGAACATCCTGGTGGTCCCCGAATTGCCCAAGACCCGCTCCGGGAAAATCATGCGCCGCCTGCTCAAGGACGTCGCCGAAGGCCGCGACCCCGGCGACGCCACCACCCTCTCCGACCCCACGATCATGCAACAGATCGCGGCGTCTCTCCGGAAGTAA
- a CDS encoding DeoR/GlpR family DNA-binding transcription regulator, with the protein MLAVARHQAILDALQRERVVRVSDLAQQLGVSLMTVRRDIEVLEEGGRLERIHGGAKVPGDTSTHEPGFDLKATQLTAEKRAIAVEAATLVQEGMAVGLSAGTTTWALAKELANGPRITVVTNSVRIADLFHHAASTGSARYPSTVILIGGERTPSDALVGPIATAALKQLHLDVLFLGVHGMDADAGFTTPNLLEAETDRAFVSAARKTVVLADHTKWGLLGISSIASLEEVDEVISDPGLGAEAQRILQEKVGRLRLASL; encoded by the coding sequence ATGCTCGCCGTCGCACGCCACCAGGCCATTTTGGATGCTCTTCAGCGCGAGCGGGTTGTCCGGGTTTCGGACCTGGCGCAGCAGCTAGGGGTTTCCCTGATGACAGTCCGCAGGGACATCGAGGTGCTGGAGGAAGGCGGCCGGCTCGAACGGATCCACGGCGGTGCCAAGGTCCCGGGCGACACCAGCACCCACGAGCCCGGTTTCGACCTGAAGGCCACCCAACTGACCGCAGAGAAGCGTGCCATCGCCGTTGAGGCGGCCACCCTGGTGCAGGAGGGGATGGCGGTGGGCCTCAGCGCCGGAACCACCACCTGGGCACTGGCCAAGGAGCTCGCCAACGGGCCCCGGATCACTGTTGTCACAAACTCGGTGCGCATTGCTGACTTGTTCCACCACGCTGCGTCCACCGGTTCAGCCCGCTACCCGTCCACAGTGATCCTGATCGGCGGCGAGCGCACGCCGTCGGACGCGCTGGTGGGGCCCATCGCCACCGCGGCGTTGAAGCAGCTGCACCTGGACGTGCTGTTCCTCGGGGTTCACGGGATGGATGCCGACGCCGGGTTCACCACCCCGAACCTGCTGGAGGCCGAAACAGACCGGGCCTTCGTTTCCGCCGCCCGTAAGACTGTGGTGCTCGCGGATCACACCAAGTGGGGACTGCTGGGCATCAGCTCCATTGCCTCCCTGGAGGAAGTCGATGAGGTCATCAGTGATCCCGGTCTTGGTGCCGAGGCACAGCGCATCCTGCAGGAAAAAGTGGGCCGGCTGAGGCTCGCCTCCCTCTAG
- the aroQ gene encoding type II 3-dehydroquinate dehydratase translates to MTEASSAVDAGRGTILVINGPNLNLLGTREPEKYGTSTLADVEQLAVTAAEAHGFSVECVQSNHEGVLLDVIHAARGTAAGIVINAGAFTHTSVALRDALAAVQLPAVEVHITNVHQREEFRHHSYLSPVCAAVIVGAGVTGYRLAIDYLAEVL, encoded by the coding sequence ATGACTGAAGCCTCCTCCGCCGTCGATGCCGGCCGCGGCACCATTCTTGTGATCAACGGCCCCAACCTGAACCTCCTTGGCACCCGCGAGCCGGAAAAGTACGGCACCTCAACTCTTGCCGACGTGGAGCAGTTGGCCGTAACGGCAGCGGAAGCACACGGCTTCAGCGTTGAATGCGTCCAGTCCAACCATGAGGGCGTCCTGCTGGACGTCATCCACGCGGCCCGGGGCACCGCCGCCGGCATTGTCATCAACGCAGGCGCCTTCACGCATACGTCTGTGGCGCTCCGTGACGCCCTCGCCGCGGTGCAGCTCCCCGCCGTCGAAGTCCATATCACCAACGTCCACCAGCGTGAGGAATTCCGGCACCACTCCTACCTGTCGCCGGTGTGCGCGGCAGTGATTGTGGGTGCAGGCGTCACCGGATACCGGCTGGCCATCGACTACCTGGCCGAAGTCCTCTAG
- a CDS encoding MarP family serine protease, with protein sequence MVGLTVLDLILILALLSYLVYGLRNGFLVTAGGIAGFAAGAVAAFFAVPLVSGFVEDPGWRLTAIVAAAVVLVVLGHGLGTMVGRQIRGIVRIRPLRAVDRLVGGAVNVAVSALVMSMLAFSISSLGVPFVSQQLAQSKVIRFIDGLTPDPVKATMAQLRSTVIGNGIPTLLEGLEQGPTVPVPNASTDTPALNRAAQSVLRIAGTAYQCGQNQTGTGFVVSEDRVVTNAHVVAGVSEPVVELPDGGAMPGRVVYFDTKRDLAVLAVEDLPSEPLPLSADLPGGSAAAFAGYPHGGPFQSKPATIQDITTVLVPDIYGSNPSPEEIYRLAGDVQPGNSGGPLLTMDGQVAGVIFAKATSDTEMGFAITMDDLNPVAAQAPALSAPVSSGQCIQK encoded by the coding sequence GTGGTCGGCTTGACTGTCCTGGATCTGATCCTGATCCTGGCTTTGCTGTCCTACCTGGTCTACGGCTTGCGCAACGGTTTCCTTGTGACGGCAGGGGGCATCGCCGGATTCGCTGCCGGCGCAGTCGCTGCCTTTTTCGCAGTTCCCCTGGTGAGTGGCTTTGTTGAGGATCCGGGATGGAGGCTGACCGCCATTGTGGCGGCCGCCGTCGTGCTGGTGGTCCTGGGACACGGCCTGGGGACCATGGTGGGACGGCAAATCCGCGGCATCGTGCGGATCCGGCCCCTGCGGGCGGTGGACCGGCTTGTGGGCGGCGCCGTCAATGTGGCGGTTTCCGCGCTGGTGATGTCCATGCTGGCCTTCAGCATCAGCTCCCTGGGTGTGCCGTTCGTGTCCCAGCAGCTGGCCCAGTCCAAGGTCATCAGGTTCATTGACGGGCTGACCCCCGACCCCGTCAAAGCCACGATGGCGCAGCTGCGCTCCACGGTGATCGGCAACGGCATACCCACGCTGTTGGAAGGGCTGGAACAGGGCCCCACGGTGCCGGTACCAAACGCCAGCACGGATACCCCCGCCTTGAACAGGGCAGCCCAGTCCGTCCTAAGAATCGCCGGGACGGCCTATCAGTGCGGGCAAAACCAGACGGGTACAGGGTTTGTTGTCTCTGAGGACCGCGTGGTGACCAACGCCCACGTCGTGGCGGGCGTGTCGGAGCCCGTGGTGGAATTGCCCGACGGCGGCGCGATGCCCGGGCGGGTGGTCTATTTCGACACGAAGCGCGATCTCGCGGTGTTGGCCGTCGAGGACCTTCCGTCCGAGCCGCTGCCCCTGAGCGCCGACCTTCCCGGTGGCAGCGCGGCCGCTTTCGCCGGCTACCCGCACGGTGGTCCCTTCCAGTCAAAACCGGCCACCATCCAGGACATCACCACGGTGCTGGTTCCGGACATCTACGGGAGCAACCCATCCCCGGAGGAGATCTACCGCTTGGCGGGCGATGTGCAGCCGGGCAACTCGGGCGGGCCGCTGCTGACCATGGACGGCCAGGTGGCGGGCGTGATTTTCGCCAAAGCCACCTCGGACACGGAGATGGGATTCGCCATCACCATGGATGACCTGAATCCGGTAGCCGCACAGGCCCCGGCACTGAGTGCGCCTGTTTCATCCGGGCAGTGCATCCAGAAGTAG
- a CDS encoding Crp/Fnr family transcriptional regulator: MDIEVLRRAPLFATLDDDAFRLLTDELTEVDLSRGASVFREGDQGDQLYFIVSGKVKLGRTSPDGRESLLAILGPGELFGEMALFDPSPRTATATAVSETRLAGLKNESLNNLLRTRPEVSAQLLQALARRLRRTNDSLSDLVFSDVPGRVAKALLDLADRFGRPATDGVLVAHELTQEELAQLVGASRETVNKALAEFVQRGWLRLEARAVVILDMQRLRQRSR; encoded by the coding sequence ATGGACATCGAGGTACTGCGCCGAGCACCCCTTTTTGCCACGCTCGACGACGACGCATTCCGTCTGCTGACGGATGAGCTCACCGAGGTGGACCTTTCCCGCGGCGCATCAGTGTTCCGCGAGGGCGACCAGGGTGACCAGCTCTACTTCATCGTCTCCGGCAAGGTGAAGCTCGGCCGCACCTCCCCCGATGGCCGCGAATCGCTCCTCGCCATCCTTGGCCCGGGTGAGCTCTTCGGCGAAATGGCACTGTTCGATCCCAGCCCCCGCACCGCCACGGCAACCGCGGTGTCCGAGACCCGGCTGGCAGGACTGAAGAACGAGAGCCTGAACAACCTCCTCCGCACCCGTCCAGAGGTCTCAGCGCAGCTTCTGCAGGCCTTGGCCCGCCGCCTGCGCCGCACCAACGATTCCCTGTCGGACCTGGTCTTCTCCGACGTCCCCGGCCGTGTCGCCAAAGCACTGCTTGACCTCGCCGACCGTTTCGGCCGACCGGCCACGGACGGTGTCCTGGTGGCTCACGAACTCACCCAGGAAGAGCTGGCCCAGCTGGTGGGCGCCTCCCGCGAAACCGTGAACAAGGCCCTCGCCGAGTTCGTCCAGCGCGGCTGGCTCCGCCTGGAAGCCCGGGCCGTTGTCATCCTGGACATGCAGCGCCTCCGCCAGCGCTCCCGCTAG
- a CDS encoding NUDIX hydrolase: MPQLARRLFALPQDLEGAAQSWLEHGERTPRAARLASSVVLLRDSPTGLETWLAYRPGSSPLGVLAFPGGSLDAADDDPVGWLGPSPQYWAEQMGTDDVGLARRHVVGAIRELFEETGVLLAGADMSSTVEATSTPEYMRARLAVAEQEKTFPEVLAKRGLSVRTDLLKSLVNWRSPDFAHRRFDTRYFAATVPLNQQPTLLEGRGVWGRWVNAADVIAGRDTTDLGDEVGQENTVGRTLSELLVPGSEIMLEKMASSNGCIAYLSYKRKAHVYQPSLVEEDGRLLLEVEAAKTVPGDPQRER; the protein is encoded by the coding sequence TTGCCTCAGCTCGCCCGACGCCTTTTTGCACTACCCCAGGATCTTGAAGGGGCGGCGCAGAGCTGGCTCGAACACGGTGAACGGACCCCCCGGGCCGCGCGCCTTGCATCATCCGTGGTCCTGCTGCGGGATTCCCCCACCGGCCTGGAAACGTGGCTGGCCTACCGGCCCGGTTCCTCGCCGCTGGGGGTTCTTGCGTTCCCCGGCGGTTCCCTTGATGCAGCCGACGATGACCCCGTCGGCTGGCTGGGCCCGTCACCGCAGTATTGGGCTGAGCAGATGGGAACGGACGACGTCGGGCTGGCGCGCCGTCACGTGGTGGGCGCAATCCGGGAACTTTTCGAGGAGACAGGCGTGCTGCTGGCCGGCGCCGACATGTCGAGCACGGTTGAGGCGACGTCCACGCCGGAGTACATGCGTGCCCGGCTTGCAGTTGCCGAGCAGGAGAAGACCTTTCCGGAAGTCCTCGCCAAGCGTGGGCTGTCCGTCCGGACCGACCTGCTGAAGTCACTCGTGAACTGGCGCAGCCCGGACTTCGCACACCGCAGGTTCGACACCCGCTACTTCGCTGCCACCGTGCCCCTGAACCAGCAGCCCACGCTGCTGGAAGGAAGAGGGGTGTGGGGCAGGTGGGTGAACGCTGCCGATGTCATCGCCGGACGTGACACCACCGACCTCGGCGACGAGGTGGGGCAGGAGAACACGGTTGGCCGAACCCTCAGCGAACTCCTGGTGCCCGGTTCCGAAATCATGCTCGAGAAGATGGCCTCTTCCAACGGCTGCATCGCGTACCTGAGCTACAAGCGCAAGGCCCATGTCTACCAGCCCAGCCTTGTTGAAGAGGACGGCCGGCTCCTCCTTGAGGTGGAGGCTGCGAAGACCGTACCCGGCGATCCCCAGCGGGAACGCTAG
- a CDS encoding RidA family protein — protein sequence MSIPAEAQSGTAAGPISAVEQRLAELGITLPEVAAPVASYVPAVISGSHVYTSGQLPFINGKLEATGKVSAGTEGFAEEPTVSPEDAQRYAAVCAVNALAAVKSVIGDLDRITRIVKVVGFVSSDPSFTGQPAVVNGASELLGRVLGDAGQHARSAVGVAVLPLDSPVEVELIAEFS from the coding sequence ATGAGCATCCCCGCAGAAGCCCAGTCCGGCACGGCCGCCGGCCCCATTTCCGCTGTTGAGCAGCGCCTTGCCGAACTCGGAATCACACTTCCCGAGGTGGCCGCTCCGGTGGCTTCCTACGTCCCGGCCGTGATCTCCGGCAGCCATGTGTACACCTCCGGGCAGCTCCCCTTCATCAACGGCAAACTCGAAGCCACCGGCAAGGTTTCGGCGGGCACCGAAGGGTTCGCCGAGGAGCCTACGGTTTCGCCGGAAGACGCGCAGCGTTACGCTGCCGTGTGCGCGGTCAATGCGCTGGCGGCTGTGAAGAGCGTGATCGGGGACCTTGACCGCATCACCCGCATCGTCAAAGTGGTCGGCTTCGTCTCCTCGGACCCGTCCTTCACCGGACAGCCGGCCGTCGTCAACGGCGCGTCGGAACTGCTGGGACGAGTCCTCGGCGACGCGGGCCAGCACGCCCGTTCCGCCGTCGGCGTTGCTGTCCTCCCGCTCGACTCTCCCGTAGAAGTCGAACTGATCGCAGAATTCAGCTAG
- a CDS encoding DUF4177 domain-containing protein, with product MTKWEYATIPLIIHATKQILDQWGEDGWELVQVVPGPDGNGLVAYLKREKQ from the coding sequence ATGACCAAATGGGAGTACGCGACGATTCCGCTCATTATTCACGCCACAAAGCAGATTCTGGACCAGTGGGGAGAGGACGGCTGGGAGCTCGTCCAGGTTGTTCCCGGACCTGACGGAAACGGCTTGGTTGCCTACCTGAAGAGGGAGAAGCAGTAG
- a CDS encoding transglycosylase domain-containing protein, with protein MATRKNPLFDTATTLGKILVFLGVSAICGVLVAGLLVPAAAVSGSAASGSIEFFDTLPAELKVDPPNQTTRILAADGSEIASVYTENRTRVALDQISPFMKDAVIAVEDSRFYEHGGVDTTGILRALVSTARGNRQGASTVTQQYVNNVLNANLAAEGRDEDIKLNGVNKGVGDKLREMKLAIALEKEFSKEQILEGYLNIVFFNRDAYGVEAASRFFFSTSAKDLTLPQAALLAGLVNSPSAFDPISNPESSKQRRDLVLGLMLDQGKITQADHDAAVATPVETKITPARQGCAYASTAPYFCDYVLHLLENNPAYGADAKERQRLIYGGGLTITTTLDPAAQAAAQEQVNASAGANPDKWGAAMVSVQPNSGKIVSMAQNTSFLPAEGAFDSQVNFNVDKLDKDGNDLNGLGGAQPGSTMKPFTFAQWLNEGKSMNTVVNAAQRRYPLNFPWRNSCGEVTGAYNTAQKALGAADDLQNAEPQWYRPLSVLEGLYNSINTVTFASAAQLDFCGIQKVVDAVGLHGGLPANGEPNPKINMSTLANLLGSTQTAPLTMASAFATFANDGKYCEPIAITAVTDQTGAALPAQSSNCRDALKPEVARGVNYALQETLNRGSGALIQPRISTRTSFPIGAKTGTSNNNGSTWVVGHTTGLATAAWFGDALGAQDRAGQNITVNGKFYQGIDGYMIAGPMFSNFMSRIAPAYGTEPFPAPPSNLLNGGGGTNTRTPATTAPRAPAAPQATRAPQAPAPAPPAPAAPQPAPEPSNNGNGNENGNG; from the coding sequence ATGGCGACTCGTAAGAACCCCTTATTCGATACTGCCACCACCCTCGGAAAGATCCTCGTTTTCCTTGGCGTGAGTGCGATTTGTGGTGTCCTGGTAGCCGGCCTGCTGGTTCCCGCGGCAGCGGTATCGGGCAGCGCAGCCAGCGGTTCGATCGAGTTCTTCGACACACTTCCGGCCGAGCTGAAGGTTGATCCGCCCAACCAGACCACCAGGATCCTGGCAGCGGACGGCAGCGAGATCGCCAGCGTCTACACGGAGAACCGCACCAGGGTTGCCCTGGACCAGATTTCGCCGTTCATGAAGGACGCTGTCATCGCCGTCGAGGACAGCCGTTTCTATGAGCACGGCGGCGTGGACACCACGGGTATCCTCCGCGCCCTGGTCAGCACGGCGCGCGGCAACAGGCAGGGCGCCTCCACCGTCACCCAGCAGTACGTGAACAACGTCCTCAACGCCAACCTCGCCGCCGAGGGCCGGGACGAAGACATCAAACTGAACGGCGTCAACAAAGGCGTAGGCGACAAGCTCCGCGAGATGAAGCTCGCCATTGCCTTGGAGAAGGAGTTCAGCAAGGAGCAGATCCTTGAGGGCTACCTGAACATCGTGTTCTTCAACCGTGACGCCTATGGCGTTGAGGCCGCCTCCAGGTTCTTCTTCAGCACCTCTGCCAAGGACCTCACGCTTCCGCAGGCTGCGCTGCTCGCCGGGCTGGTCAACAGCCCCTCTGCGTTCGACCCCATCAGCAACCCGGAGAGCTCCAAGCAGCGCCGTGACCTGGTTCTTGGTTTGATGCTTGACCAAGGCAAGATCACCCAGGCCGATCACGACGCCGCCGTCGCCACCCCCGTGGAAACCAAGATCACCCCGGCGCGGCAGGGCTGCGCGTATGCCTCCACAGCACCGTACTTCTGCGACTACGTGCTGCACCTGCTGGAGAACAACCCTGCTTACGGTGCCGATGCCAAGGAACGCCAGCGCCTCATCTATGGCGGCGGCCTGACCATCACCACCACGCTGGACCCGGCCGCCCAGGCCGCCGCCCAGGAACAGGTCAACGCCTCCGCCGGCGCCAACCCGGACAAGTGGGGCGCTGCCATGGTCTCCGTGCAGCCCAACTCCGGCAAGATCGTCTCGATGGCCCAGAACACCTCCTTCCTGCCTGCTGAAGGTGCTTTCGACTCCCAGGTGAACTTCAACGTGGACAAGCTGGACAAGGACGGCAACGACCTCAATGGCCTGGGCGGAGCACAGCCCGGCTCCACCATGAAGCCGTTCACGTTTGCGCAGTGGCTTAACGAGGGCAAGTCCATGAACACCGTTGTCAACGCAGCGCAGCGCCGCTACCCCTTGAACTTCCCGTGGCGCAACTCCTGCGGCGAGGTCACCGGCGCCTACAACACGGCGCAGAAGGCTCTCGGCGCCGCTGATGACCTGCAGAACGCAGAACCCCAGTGGTACCGGCCCCTGTCCGTCCTTGAAGGCCTCTACAACTCCATCAACACAGTCACCTTCGCTTCAGCGGCACAACTGGACTTCTGTGGAATCCAGAAGGTTGTGGACGCAGTGGGACTTCATGGCGGGCTGCCCGCGAACGGCGAGCCCAACCCGAAAATCAACATGTCCACACTGGCCAACCTGCTGGGTTCCACCCAGACCGCTCCGCTGACCATGGCCAGCGCTTTCGCGACGTTCGCCAACGACGGGAAGTACTGCGAGCCCATCGCCATCACAGCGGTGACTGACCAGACCGGGGCCGCCCTGCCGGCGCAGTCCAGCAACTGCCGGGACGCGCTCAAGCCTGAAGTCGCCCGCGGCGTCAACTACGCCCTGCAGGAAACGCTGAACCGCGGCTCCGGCGCGCTGATCCAGCCCAGGATCTCCACCCGCACCAGCTTCCCCATTGGCGCGAAGACCGGTACGTCAAACAACAACGGCTCCACGTGGGTTGTTGGACACACCACCGGCCTGGCAACTGCTGCCTGGTTCGGTGACGCGCTGGGCGCCCAGGACCGTGCCGGCCAGAACATCACCGTCAACGGGAAGTTCTACCAGGGCATCGACGGTTACATGATCGCAGGCCCCATGTTCTCGAACTTCATGTCCCGGATTGCGCCGGCATACGGCACCGAGCCGTTCCCCGCCCCGCCCAGCAACCTGCTGAACGGTGGCGGCGGCACCAACACGCGCACCCCGGCTACCACTGCTCCCAGGGCTCCCGCAGCTCCCCAGGCCACCCGCGCACCCCAGGCGCCGGCCCCCGCGCCCCCAGCGCCGGCCGCCCCGCAGCCCGCCCCCGAGCCGAGCAACAACGGGAACGGCAACGAAAACGGGAACGGCTAG
- a CDS encoding metallophosphoesterase, whose amino-acid sequence MTIDTLASRARTMGRGFAVTAGTGAAAGMAAFAYGLWEKDQFVLREETLDILPPGRSPFRILHLSDIHFVPGQKKKAAWLASLADLEPDLVVNTGDNLSHGKAVDPLLAALRPLLEFPGVFVPGSNDYFAPSLKNPALYLLGPSKLKPKPIPLDWPRLRSGFGMSGWVDLTNRHQSLVLKGMRFDFSGVDDPHLNRERYAGWPRGTVNQDSNDHLKVAVVHAPYQRVLDHFTGNGADLLLAGHTHGGQLCIPGYGAVIANCDLPTWRAKGLNDWQNNGRTTPVNVSGGIGTSRFAPVRIACKPEAVLLTLTSRA is encoded by the coding sequence ATGACCATCGATACGCTGGCCAGCCGCGCCCGGACCATGGGGCGCGGCTTTGCCGTCACCGCAGGAACCGGGGCGGCTGCAGGAATGGCCGCCTTTGCCTATGGACTGTGGGAAAAAGACCAGTTTGTCCTGCGCGAGGAAACGCTGGACATCCTGCCACCCGGCCGGAGCCCGTTCCGCATCCTTCACCTGAGCGATATCCACTTCGTTCCCGGCCAAAAAAAGAAGGCCGCCTGGCTGGCGTCCCTGGCAGACCTGGAACCGGACCTGGTGGTCAACACCGGTGACAACCTGAGCCACGGGAAAGCGGTGGATCCCCTCCTGGCCGCCCTGCGCCCGCTGTTGGAGTTCCCGGGTGTTTTTGTCCCCGGCTCCAACGACTATTTCGCGCCCAGCCTGAAGAACCCCGCCCTGTACCTGCTGGGTCCTTCCAAGCTGAAGCCCAAGCCGATCCCGCTGGACTGGCCGCGGCTGCGCTCGGGATTCGGCATGAGTGGCTGGGTGGACCTGACCAACCGCCACCAGTCCCTGGTGCTGAAGGGCATGCGTTTTGATTTTTCCGGAGTGGATGATCCTCACCTGAACCGTGAGCGCTACGCAGGCTGGCCCCGCGGAACCGTCAACCAGGACTCGAACGACCACCTCAAGGTTGCGGTAGTCCACGCGCCGTATCAGCGGGTGCTGGACCACTTCACCGGGAACGGGGCGGACCTCCTGCTGGCCGGCCACACCCACGGGGGCCAGTTGTGCATCCCCGGTTACGGTGCGGTCATTGCCAACTGCGACCTCCCCACGTGGCGCGCCAAGGGCCTGAACGACTGGCAGAACAACGGGCGTACGACGCCGGTGAACGTCTCGGGCGGTATCGGCACCTCGCGCTTTGCCCCGGTGAGGATTGCCTGCAAACCCGAAGCCGTCCTGCTGACCCTCACTTCCCGGGCGTGA